In the genome of Thermoproteus tenax Kra 1, the window TACGTCATCGTCATGTTATTGGCCGTTCAATCGCCGCCTCCGTGTTAGGCTTGATAACGCTACATCCGAGGGGCTCTCTGCCCTTGACGAGGCTCTGCAAATCGCTTGAGGAGTCTATAGAGCAGTAATACACGGGTATCCCCAGGGCTGCAATAGTAAAGCCCGCCTCTACCTTCTTCGCTATTCCGCCCGTAACATCTATGCCGGCCGCCCCTCCCGTCACGCCTCTGTTGATCTCCTTAAGCTTCACTGCGCCGGGAGTGCCCGGGGGCGCCGTGTATATGCCGTCAACGTCCATTAGGAACACGACGGCTTCAGGCTTGTAGACGGCGGCCAGCTCAACGGCTATGTCGTCGCCGCTTAGCACTACATAGCCTTGGTCTGAGGGGACAACGTCACCATGTAATAGCGGATACATGCCGTTCGATAGCGCGAAATCCAACGGCTCTCTTCTCACAAGTCTTTTGCCCCAGAAGATCTCGCTGGGCTCTATAGGCATCGCGTATATCCCGGCGGCGGCCAGATCCTCTACGACTAGTGATGTCTGGCGCCTCAGAGCTGCCTTAGTGTACGCTATACCTGCGGCGGTGAGTCCGAAAGTTTTAACGTGGGGGTGGGCGAAGGAGCCTGCGCCATGGATTATTACTGCCTTCACGCCGGTGAGGGCCCGCGCGGCGCCTCTGAGGCGCCCCCAACGATATGTGTAGGGCTTGCTCTTGTCGGTTATCGCAGAGCCGCCTAGTTTGACTATTATCATCAGAACTGCCTCTGTACTATAAAGGCCGCTAAATCCTCCAAGTCTCTGCTCGACGGAAGCCTCGCAAGCTCTCTGAGGGCCCTCTCTCTATATCTATCGGCAAGTTGTAGCGCCCTCTCCTTGGCGTTAGTTCTAGCCAAGAGCTCGACGCCCCTCCTCGCATCTGCATCGGTCACTGAGGGTTTCGAGAGTATGCCCAAGAGCTCCGAGCGCGATCCCTCGTCGAGCTCTTGGAGGCCTAGCAACACAGCTATGTTGCCCCTCTTGTGCTCCTTTATGTCCTTACCGATCTCTTTGCCGAACTTAGCGGGGTCTCCAAATATATCCAACACATCGTCCACTATCTGGAAGGCGATGCCGGCGTTCATGCCAAAATTCCACGCGGAGTCCCAGAGCGACTTGTCCTCAGTTGCGCTCATTGCCCCGAACTTGGCCGACGCTGCTATCAAGACGCCTGTCTTCAATGAGACCATCCTAATGTAGTCGTCTAAGGACACGTTCTTCCACCTAGCCGATATAAAGTATGGATCATCTCGCCCAGCCATCTCGAAGAGTATATCCAACCTCTCCCCCTCATCTATGGCCTTTATAACCTTGGCGACCTCTCTGGCGAACTCGAGAGGCCTCGGCGTATCCAGCACGGCCTCCTCTATAGCCTCTCTGTACCAGATCCCTATCAATATCGCAGCATAGTCGCCGAACGCCTTCCTAGTTGTGGGCTTCCCCCTCCTTAGATCTCCTCTATCGATTATATCGTCGTATATAAGGCTGTAGTTGTGTATAAGCTCTACGATCGCCGCCGCAGGCAGAGCCCGTTTGAAGTCCCCCGATATGGCCTCCGCTGTGGCAAGCGTCAAGAGAGGCCTTAGCCTTTTCCCGCCTGTAGCTATTTGATATATCACAGCATCCTTAAACTCTGCCGATAGATCTATTGAAAGATATTTAATAAGGTTGTCCTCTACATATTTACCATATTTCTCGGTCAATCTATCTAATACGTCCATATCTCGGCTCTATCTATAGGTTAAATGTATTCCCCGCGCGGCGCCGTCAATACCACAATAAAGATTTAAACGAGAACAATAAACCAGACACATGTTGTTGTTCATAACGGGCCAGGACTGGCTTATAATCCTCATAGCCATCGTGATTTTGCTGATATGGGGTCCCTCCAAATTGCCGGCGTTGGCGAGGGGGCTGGGCCAGGCCCTGCACGAGTTCAGAAGGGCCTCGCAAGGCGTTGTGACGTCTGAGGACGAGGAGACTAAAAAGCTCATGGAAGTAGCCAAAAGCTTGGGCATCAACACTGAGGGAAAGACCAAGGAACAGATACTAGAGGAGGTCAACCAGAAGGTGAAGGAGATGAACAAAAAGATAGCTATAGGCTAGCTTTTTTGAGCCCTACGGCCCTCTTGATCCCCTCGCTGATCAGCTTAAGCCTCTTGTTGTCCACGGCCAGATCGTCTATCACGTGGGCGGCCATAGAGAAGAGGCCGTTCTCTAGATATACTCTCAGCTCCTCCCACAAGACCTCTCGTGAACCTCCTTTTATATATTTCAAGAGCGGCGGCTCCCACTCTATGCGGAGATCCCTAGTGAACACCTCGGCGTAGCTTTCCTCATCTGTCGATAGATCCTCTCTGAAGTTTATATTTTTAAGAGCCCGGGGAGGAATAGAGTGCTCTACAACGCTTAGGTATGTCACTGAGCTGGAAAGCCTGAATATATCGTCCAGCCTGCCGCCCCTCTGCCTGAGGAACGGCAGCACCTTTTTCAGATCGGCCGGCTCCGCCTTGAATATGTGGGACTCCACCAAGCCGTTCGGCGCTACAAAAACGGCGGTCCCCCTCTGCTCAAGGAGAGCCGCAAAGACCTCCCTTGATATGAAGGGTACATCGCAGGGGGCAAACAGGAGAGTATCGCTGAGTCCGGCGACTGCGGACGCCACGGCGGCCACAGGTCCCGAGAACTCCGGGTCGTCGTCTATTGAGGGAAATCCCTCTATCTTATTGCGGCCCGGCGCGACGTAGACGCGGCTCACTAAATCCCTCGCAGCATCGGCCACGCGGTATATCATCGGCCTGCCCTCAACTGGGTAGAGGCACTTGTTCACCCAAGGCTCTCCGGGCCTCTGGAACCTCCGCGAGAGACCGCCGGCGAGGATCACTAGGACGGCCATAATAGTCTATACGTGAAATAAAACGCTAATTGCTAAATATATAAAGTAGACCCCAAAGGATGCCAGAGTCACTGTTGAGAAGGTCTTGATAATGAGCCATGTGGCACCGCTGTTGATCCTCCAGCCGGCCCTTACGGCGGCTGGGAACGACACTATCCATGTAGCTATTGCGGCAAAGAGGCCGAGGGCCCAGAATATCCCAAAGGAGTTTATAGAGCTCAGGCCCACCGTCAGCCACCAGCCAAGCTGATAGGGGTTGCCAAGGCCCAAGGTTAATCCCAAGAGGTATCCCTTTAGAGCCCTCTCTTGTTTCACTTCGTTGGAGGTCTGAGGAGGCCTTGATATCGCTATCCTCCAAGCTATATATATCAAGAATGCAGCTCCCACGAGATATAAAAGCGCTATATACCTGGAGTTGACCGTTGCCAAGAGAAAATCGTAGAGGCCCACAGTCATTAACATGAAGAGGAAGTCCGCCGTCATGGCGCCTGCGCCGACTGCGACGCCGTGTCTGAGCCCTCTCAAAGACCACGCCGCTATTAGCGCGTTCATAGGACCGGGAGGCACTGCGAGACTGTAGCCCAGGAGCAGACCTGCGGCAAGTTGGGCTGGCCAACTCATAGCTCCACGACCTCAGCCCTCAAGCCGTCCGTCTCCAACATCACGGCAGTGCTTCTGCCCGTTAGATAGCCGCATAGCTCGCCGGGGTTTAACACCAACGTTCTACCGTCCCTTCTCACATCAAGCTTATGGGTGTGCCCGTATACCACTACATCGAATAAGCCAGACTTGACCATTGACTCAACGATTATGGGAGAGGTCCCGTGATAGACGCCTATCTTGACTCCGCCTATTTCGACAGACCCAGCATCGCCCAATATCTCTACGCCGAACTGAGAGGACACTTTCTGGAAGTAGAGTCTCTCTCCCTCGTTATTTCCCCAGACTCCAAGGATTCTGACGTCTTGTCCCAACGCCTCCCTAAACGCCTTCGCTGAGAACGGAGAGACCCAATCGCCTGCGTGTATGACCAGACTCGCGCCCGCTCTTTTGAAAAGCTCGGCGACCTTCCTTATGGCATATATGTTGTCGTGGCTGTCTGAAACTACGCCTATCAGCACGGCCCTTCCCATCTCCGGATAATAAAGTATCGCGTTATTTTTTAACGCCAATAAGTAAGCCCATGGACTCAAAGGTGGCCGAGTGGCGCAAGTTGCTCCAGACGTTGCGCGGAGCCGGGATAGAGCCGTATCCCCACGCGTTCCAAGTCAGCCATCCCATAAAGACTCTCGGCGAACTCAGGAGACAAGCTTTGTTGGACGCCTGGCTCGGCTTAAGGATTCGTACAGCAGGGAGAGCCACCGACATTAGGAGGCACCCCAACGTAGTGTTCATCGATCTGTACGAGGACGGCACGCGGTTTCAGGCCATGGTGGATCCCAAGGAGCCTCTATTGGAGCACATCTGGCGGGGAGACTACGTGGGAGTTGAGGGCATAATTGTAAAGACCCAGCGTGGCGACTACGCAGTTAAGGCGGAGGGACTTTACCTTCTCTCCAAGGCTGTGCAATCTCTGCCAGAGTGGGGCAAGGCCGACCGAGAGAGCCCCTTCTACATGAGGCATCGCGCTGTGGCGATGATCCTCGATCCGACTCTCAGATGGCGGATCTATACTAGAGCCCGCTTGATCCAAGCCTTCCGCGAGGCTATGTGGCGCAGAGGCTTCGTCGAGATACCGACACCTGTGCTCCAGCCGATCTACGGAGGCGCGGCGGCAAGGCCGTTCATTACGAAGATCTGGGCTATTGACGAGGAGTGGTACCTCAGAATATCGCCAGAGCTCTACCTCAAGAGGTATATAATAGCAGGCTTCCCCAAAGTTTTCGAGATAGGCCCCCAGTTCAGAAACGAGGACATAGATGCCTTGCATAACCCAGAGTTCTGGTCGCTAGAGGCCTATCAAGCTTACGCCGATTATAACGACATGATGAAGCTCATGGAGGAGACGACGTACGAGGCTCTGACGTCTGTCCTAGGCACGCCCATCGTTAAATACGGCGATACGACGATTAATTTCTCTCCGGGATGGAGGCGTATTACTCTGACGGATGCCCTGAGGGAGTATGGAGGATTTGATCCAGACAAGGCGACGGACGACCAACTGAAGGACAAGCTCAAGGAGCTCCAAGTCCCGCTTAAGACCTACAGCAGAGGCCTAGCCCTTGTTAAACTCTTCGAGAAATTGGCTGAGAAACACTTGATACAGCCGACGTTCGTAGTAGATTACCCCGAGGAGTCGACCCCCCTCTGCAAGCCTCACAGGGCGAAGCCGGGTCTCGTGGAGCGCTTCGAGGCCTTTGCAGGAGGCCACGAGATAGCCAACGCCTATACAGAGTTGAACGACCCAGTGAAGCAGTACGAATTCTTCAAGAGGGAGGAGGAGCTGTTTCCAAAGGACGAGGCACATCCGCTTGACTACGACTTCGTCGAGGATCTCTCCTTCGGGATGCCGCCCACTGGCGGCATCGGCATAGGCATAGACCGGCTAGCGATGATAGTCACGGGGGCTGAGTCTATCAAGGACGTGATACCGTTCCCAATAGTCGCCAGAAGGGCTCTGCCGGAGGACGTTGAAAAATAAGCTATATAGAGTTTAGATTCGTTGAGACTTGCCCTGCTGACTCACGTCGGATGCAGCCGCTGGACGTAAGGGCTTTATCCGAAGGTATGACCCGCCTCCCCGCCCTAAGGGGCGAGGCATTCTGTTTGCCATGTCATAGTCACCCGCGCTCCCCGAGAAGTCGCCTAACTCTTCGGCGCTCGTCTAGACCGCTTCAGCGGGTAACTAACCATAGCGCGTAGACCAACAAGAGCAAGAGCGCCATTGCGCTCAATGCCAACGTCCACATGTGGACCAAGAGCGCGTATGTGGCCACGGCTGCCACAACGCCTATATAGGAAAGCTCGGGGGCCAAACTCTCCTTGAAGCTCAACTGGGTTGATCCCTTGGGCGTGACCCTCCACGTTATTGAGTCGCGGAAGAACCCGGCCACCATATAGACAAACGCAGTGACGTTTATCAAGAGGGCTATCAAGGCGTTCTGGGCCGTCAGAGCCAACGACTCCGCGAGGCCACGCCCCTCTGAGCGGGCCAAGGAGGTCGTGTAGTACAACAGTATAAAGGTCAGTGAAGCTGACGCCAGCTCCAAGGCGAGCACAGGCAACGGCGGAATTAAGTAGCCCGTATAGGTGGCCACGAGGCCCATCAGAGGGAGGAAGAGGCTAGTTGCTACTATCAACGGGTGTTGTAATATTGTCAAAATCAAGCTGGCCCTCTCTCGGAGGGGCAGAGGCGCCTCCAATATGCGGGCCACATACTTCCTAGCTATATAGGACGAGTTAAAGACCCATCTGGCGAACTGTTTTCTGAAGGCGAAGTATGTCGCAGGTATTTCCACCGACACGGGGACTCCGCCGTCGTAGACCACGCGTCCCCCCGACAATAGAACCTTTAGGGAGATGTCGTAGTCATCTGCTACACAGTCGCAGAAGCCTCCGACTCTTTTAAGCAAGGACTTCTTTATCGCTATTCCCGACCCCAAGGCCAACAGCACGTCGCCGGTAAGGGCCCTCCCTAAGTACGCGCCGTACAATAGAAAGTATCTATAAGTGAACTGTAGGGCCCTCCCCAGCCTCG includes:
- a CDS encoding polyprenyl synthetase family protein; the encoded protein is MDVLDRLTEKYGKYVEDNLIKYLSIDLSAEFKDAVIYQIATGGKRLRPLLTLATAEAISGDFKRALPAAAIVELIHNYSLIYDDIIDRGDLRRGKPTTRKAFGDYAAILIGIWYREAIEEAVLDTPRPLEFAREVAKVIKAIDEGERLDILFEMAGRDDPYFISARWKNVSLDDYIRMVSLKTGVLIAASAKFGAMSATEDKSLWDSAWNFGMNAGIAFQIVDDVLDIFGDPAKFGKEIGKDIKEHKRGNIAVLLGLQELDEGSRSELLGILSKPSVTDADARRGVELLARTNAKERALQLADRYRERALRELARLPSSRDLEDLAAFIVQRQF
- a CDS encoding lysine--tRNA ligase, with product MDSKVAEWRKLLQTLRGAGIEPYPHAFQVSHPIKTLGELRRQALLDAWLGLRIRTAGRATDIRRHPNVVFIDLYEDGTRFQAMVDPKEPLLEHIWRGDYVGVEGIIVKTQRGDYAVKAEGLYLLSKAVQSLPEWGKADRESPFYMRHRAVAMILDPTLRWRIYTRARLIQAFREAMWRRGFVEIPTPVLQPIYGGAAARPFITKIWAIDEEWYLRISPELYLKRYIIAGFPKVFEIGPQFRNEDIDALHNPEFWSLEAYQAYADYNDMMKLMEETTYEALTSVLGTPIVKYGDTTINFSPGWRRITLTDALREYGGFDPDKATDDQLKDKLKELQVPLKTYSRGLALVKLFEKLAEKHLIQPTFVVDYPEESTPLCKPHRAKPGLVERFEAFAGGHEIANAYTELNDPVKQYEFFKREEELFPKDEAHPLDYDFVEDLSFGMPPTGGIGIGIDRLAMIVTGAESIKDVIPFPIVARRALPEDVEK
- a CDS encoding twin-arginine translocase TatA/TatE family subunit, which produces MLLFITGQDWLIILIAIVILLIWGPSKLPALARGLGQALHEFRRASQGVVTSEDEETKKLMEVAKSLGINTEGKTKEQILEEVNQKVKEMNKKIAIG
- a CDS encoding glycosyltransferase, which encodes MRSVGRARALVSSDPLPMSFIVPVKGEPLDVIYSMLLRFADLDYPRDSFEVLVVSDDDEGYFAKLKAVVEATARELGIRARALRRDSGGRYKGSALNWASERAQHDVLVFLDVDSRIPRDAAVRVASAIDDNTLLFLGWDGYTSLFTRLGRALQFTYRYFLLYGAYLGRALTGDVLLALGSGIAIKKSLLKRVGGFCDCVADDYDISLKVLLSGGRVVYDGGVPVSVEIPATYFAFRKQFARWVFNSSYIARKYVARILEAPLPLRERASLILTILQHPLIVATSLFLPLMGLVATYTGYLIPPLPVLALELASASLTFILLYYTTSLARSEGRGLAESLALTAQNALIALLINVTAFVYMVAGFFRDSITWRVTPKGSTQLSFKESLAPELSYIGVVAAVATYALLVHMWTLALSAMALLLLLVYALWLVTR
- a CDS encoding LysE family translocator; this encodes MSWPAQLAAGLLLGYSLAVPPGPMNALIAAWSLRGLRHGVAVGAGAMTADFLFMLMTVGLYDFLLATVNSRYIALLYLVGAAFLIYIAWRIAISRPPQTSNEVKQERALKGYLLGLTLGLGNPYQLGWWLTVGLSSINSFGIFWALGLFAAIATWIVSFPAAVRAGWRINSGATWLIIKTFSTVTLASFGVYFIYLAISVLFHV
- a CDS encoding metallophosphoesterase: MLIGVVSDSHDNIYAIRKVAELFKRAGASLVIHAGDWVSPFSAKAFREALGQDVRILGVWGNNEGERLYFQKVSSQFGVEILGDAGSVEIGGVKIGVYHGTSPIIVESMVKSGLFDVVVYGHTHKLDVRRDGRTLVLNPGELCGYLTGRSTAVMLETDGLRAEVVEL
- the mobA gene encoding molybdenum cofactor guanylyltransferase, with product MAVLVILAGGLSRRFQRPGEPWVNKCLYPVEGRPMIYRVADAARDLVSRVYVAPGRNKIEGFPSIDDDPEFSGPVAAVASAVAGLSDTLLFAPCDVPFISREVFAALLEQRGTAVFVAPNGLVESHIFKAEPADLKKVLPFLRQRGGRLDDIFRLSSSVTYLSVVEHSIPPRALKNINFREDLSTDEESYAEVFTRDLRIEWEPPLLKYIKGGSREVLWEELRVYLENGLFSMAAHVIDDLAVDNKRLKLISEGIKRAVGLKKASL
- a CDS encoding isopentenyl phosphate kinase; translated protein: MIIVKLGGSAITDKSKPYTYRWGRLRGAARALTGVKAVIIHGAGSFAHPHVKTFGLTAAGIAYTKAALRRQTSLVVEDLAAAGIYAMPIEPSEIFWGKRLVRREPLDFALSNGMYPLLHGDVVPSDQGYVVLSGDDIAVELAAVYKPEAVVFLMDVDGIYTAPPGTPGAVKLKEINRGVTGGAAGIDVTGGIAKKVEAGFTIAALGIPVYYCSIDSSSDLQSLVKGREPLGCSVIKPNTEAAIERPIT